From the genome of Streptomyces xanthophaeus:
GGGAGCACGGGCAGGCCGGGCTGGGGGGCGGGCGGGCCGTACCGGACCGGGCCGCGGCCCTCCGCCGCCGTGCGCTGCATCCCCGCCACCGCTTCCCGCCTTCCGCGCTCGCCCTGCCACGCCCGCCGGGCCCGCCGGGCCCCGCGACGCACCGCGATGCCCCACGGCGCCCCGCCAGACCTGACCTTTATACGATTATTTAGGACCGTATGCCTGTTGTGCGGGACCCCCGCCCCCGCGCGTCAGCCCTTGCGCCCCACCATCGCCAGGAGCCTGGTCTGCGCATCCGCGCCCGAGGGGACCTCCACCGGCTCGGCGTACGCGCCACTGGCCGCGAGCCCGTCGGCGTACGGCATGATCTCCTTGATCGAGAACTCGACGAGGCTGTCGGGCAGCCGGTCCTGCGCGCCGATACCCCGGGCGAGATCCCAGGTGTGCACGACACAGTCGGCGGTCAGCTCCGAGCAGTACGCCGATCCGAGCGCGGGCCCGTACGACAGGCGCACGGTCCGGTCCATCGCGCCGGACGCGGCGAAGGCGGCGTGTGCGGCGGCCGAGGCCCGGTCCCAGGCGGCGACCGGGTCGTCACCCAGCACGTCGCCGGAGAACCTGCCCGCCAGCTCCTCGACCGTCCGGCCCTCGGCGACCAGCGGCGGGATCCAGAGCTGCTCCGCGGTGACGTGGTTGACCAGCTCCCGCACGTTCCATTCCGTGCACGGGGTCGGCTCCCCCCACTGGGAGCCGCGGACGTCACGCACCCGCTCGCCGAAGAGCCTCAGCGCCTCGGCATGCCGTTCGAGCAGCGTGTCCGTCATGACCCTCACCGCCCTCTGCCATGGGGATGTGTCCCCCTGAAGGCCACTCTCCTCGCACCCGCATCGGCCTGCCACCGCCCCACCCGATCCCCTTGGCACACACCACCTCTGTCCACATGTCAAAACGGCCATCTCAGATGACGAACTGATCGTCTACGGTGGGGACAACGCTTCGACGAGGAAACGAGGAGGGGTCCGGCCATGACCGCCGCCAGGGAAGCCACCACCGGGCAAGCCGCCGCCGAGGAGACCGCCGTCTACACGCACGGCCACCACGAGTCGGTGCTGCGCTCGCACCGCTGGCGCACCGCCGAGAACTCCGCCGCGTACCTGATCGGCGAGCTGCGCCCCGGCATGCGGGTGCTGGACGTCGGCTGCGGCCCGGGCACGATCACCGCGGACCTCGCGGAGCTGGTCGCGCCGGGCGGCCACGTCACCGCCGTCGACGCCGCCGAGGACGTCCTGGAGCAGGCCCGTGCGTGCGCCGAGGAGCGCGGCCTCGGCGACGCCGTGTCCTTCGCCACCGCGGACGTCCACGCGCTGGACTTCCCGGACGACTCCTTCGACGTGGTCCACGCCCACCAGGTGCTGCAGCACGTGGGCGATCCGGTCCAGGCTCTGCGCGAGATGCGGCGGGTGTGCCGGCCGGGCGGGATCGTGGCCGCGCGCGACGCCGACTACGCGGCGATGACCTGGTACCCGGCCGTGCCGGGCCTGGACGACTGGCTGGGCCTGTACCGGCGGGTGGCCCGCGCCAACGGCGGCGAACCGGACGCCGGACGCCACCTGCGGGCCTGGGCCCGGCAGGCCGGTTTCACGGACGTGACCTCCTCGGCGACGGCCTGGTGCTTCGCCACCCCGGAGGAGACGGCCTGGTGGTCGGCCCTGTGGGCGGACCGCACGCAGGCCTCCGCGTACGCCTCCGTCGCCACCCGCGGCGGCCACACGACGGCCGCGGACCTGGCGGCCGTCGCCGAAGCCTGGCACGCCTGGGGCGCGGACCCGGACGCGTGGTTCTCGGTCCTGAACGCCGAGATCCTGTGCCGGGCCTGACGCCGGGTCCGACGACGGGTCCGACGGCGGGCGGCCTCGCCTCGCCTCGCCTCGCCTCGCCTCGCCCGCGGGAGTGTCAGCCCGTTGATATAGCGTGCGCACGTCAATACGCATGTCACGCACACCGGGGGACACACCCATGACCCAACCGCCTCAGGGAGCCTCACCCCAGCAGTCGCCGGCCCCGCCACCGCCCGCGGCGCCGTCCCGGGGCGGGGGCATCGGCGGCCGGAAGGCCCTGGGGATCATCGGGGCCGTGGCCGTCGCCGTCGGGGTCGGCGTAGGCTACTCCTTCCTGAGCGAGGACGGCGCGGACCGTGCCGTGGCCGGCGACTGCCTCAGGAACGACGGGGACCCGGTCTTCCCCGACCTGCGCGTGGTCGACTGCGGCGACACCGACGCCGAATACAAGGTGGTCCAGGTGCTCCACGACACGGTCGACACCGCCAGGTGCCTGGGGGTGTCGGACGTCGGCTACGAGGAGCAGGCCGACAGGGCCCGGCACAAGACCGGCAAGCGGTACGTGCTCTGCTTCGACGGGATCAAGAAGAAGTAGGCGGCCGCATCCGGAAGTCGTAGCGCGCCGGCAGCGGGCAGTCGGTGAGGGTGGACCAGACCTCGGCGAGGGTCTCCTCGCCCTCCCGCAGGTCCGGGAGTTCGAAGCCGTCCTCGAAGACCCGGCGGGCCGCCCGCACATGCCCCTCCGCCGCGAGGAGCCGGGCCGCGAGGAGCCGGAAACGGCCCTGTTCGCGCAGGGCGGGCCGCAGCCGGTCCCAGACGGCTCGTGCCTGCGGCAGCCGGCCCGCCGCGAGGAGGGCGGTCATCGCCTCCTGGCCGAGCGCCGACTCGGCGGCCGTCCACGGTTCGCTGCCGCGGCTCTCCACGGCCAGGTCCTCGAAGGCCGCCGCGAATCCGTCGGCCGCCCTCTCCGCATCGCCCGCCAGGGCGTCCGCCACCGCCAGGTTCCGCAGCAGCGGCCACCGCGAGGGGGCCAGCGCCAGCCCGCGCTCCCAGCTGCGCACCGCCTGGGCCACGTCCCCGGCATGCCACTGGGCCACACCCAGGTGGTACTCCGTCAGCGGATCCGCCGGGGCCGTCTCCAGCATGTCCCGCCAGTGCGCGGCAACCAGGCTCGGCCCCGGCGGAACCACCCGGCGCGGAGCCGGCAGGACGCCCGTGCGCCAGAGCTGGAGCCACGGCTCCTGCTCCTCCCCGAGCGTGTCCTGGGCGAAGGGGGTGCCGGGCAGCTCGAAGCCCCCGCACAGCAGCTCCAGCGCGCCCCAGCCGGAGCCCTGTGCCAGCCGCTCCCCCGGCTCTGCGTCGGCACGGCCGCGCCACGCCTCGTACGCCGCGTCCACCCGCTCCCTCGGCAGTACGGCGTCCAGCGCGCCCTCGGCCGCGCCGCGGGCCGAAGCCCAGTCCGCGCCGTGCACCTGCGCCGGATCCGCAGCCAGCGGCCCGTACGCCTCCAGCCAGCTGAACTCCGCCCCGCCCTCCAGCCGTACGTGCTCCAGCTGCGTCCGGGCCAGACCGGCCTGGATCTCCGCGTAGCCGCCGGTGCCCGGCTCGGTCAGCCACTCCTGCCAGCGCCGGCCACCGCCGCCCGCGCCCCACACGAACAGCTTGCGCCCGCTCAGCCGCGCGGTGGAGGTCTGCACGAGCCCGTGCCCGGCGGCGTCCAGGGCGGCGATCCAAGGGCGGGCCCCGCCCTGGACCTCGTAGAAGAAGTCGGCCGGATACTCGCCGCGCAGCGGGTACGTGCGGTCCGCGCCCTCCCACTCCGGTACGGGGATGCGGCGCAGCGCGCGCTCGTAGCCGAAGTGCCAGGCCTCGTCGGCGGGGGCGAGCACCCGGGTGCCGGAGTCCTCCGGGACGGCGGTGTTGGACCACCAATACACGGGGGCGGGCCGCTCGTGCGGGTTGCGCACGCGGACGCCGACGTAGAGGAACTCCGAGTCCTCCGGCAGCCACAGGTCCACCTGGAAGGGCAGGTCGCGCAGCCGCTCCCACTCCCACAGCCGGACCATCACGCCCCCGTCGGGGGCCGGGACGAGCGCGGCGTGCACCGGGGCGCAGGACAGGGTGGTGTGCCCGGTCGCACCGGTGTTCCACTCGATGCCGCCGGAGAACCAGGCCCCGTTGAGGGCGAAGTTGGCGGGCTGGAACACCGGGTTGCGGTAGAGGAGTTCACGGCCGGTCGGCAGGTGCACGAGCGAGTGGACGCGCCCGCCCAGCCCCGGGAGCACGGTGACCCGCAGGTGGTCGTTCTCGATGACGATCGACTCGAACTCCCGCTCCGCGCGCTCCCGTCCGTACCCGTCGCGGATCCGTACGGGCAGGAGCGAGCGCAGGGGCTCGTAGCCGATCTGCCGTGCCATGTCGCGCGGCATCCCCTGGCGCCCGGGGGCACCTCCCAGCGGTAGCTGGGGGAGCTCGTCCAGTACGTGCGCCTCGTCGGGCGCGCGCAGGGCGGGCAGCGGGTTGTCCGAGCCCAACGGGGCTGCGGGGAGGGTCAGTACGGCACGTCGGACGGTGGTGGCCATGAGGGAAATGGAACACGCCACGACGGGCGGTGCACAGGGGTTCCGCGGATCACCACCGGTCAGGATTACGCAAAGACGCCCGCGACCAGGTCGGCGAGGAGGGCGCCCGCACGTCCGTCCGGATCCAGGTCCGGGTCGTAGATCGTGACGTTGAGCCCGGCACAGCGCGGCGAGCCCACGAGGACGGCGAGCAGTTCGGCGAGTTCGTCGGGGAGCAGGCCCCCGGGGTCGGGGCTGTCCACGGCCGGCATGACGGCGGGGTCCAGCACGTCGGCGTCCAGGTGCACCCAGAACCCGGCGGTCTCCGGCGGGTGCAGCCCGTCCAGGGCGGCCCGGGCCACCGGTCCCGCGCCGCGCCGGCGGATCTCCCCGACGGTGGCGACGGAGATCCCGGCCGCGTGCAGCTCGGCGAGGTCCGGGTCGCCGTCGCGCAGGCCGAAAAGCCGTACGTCCTCGTCGCGCAGGTAGGGGCCGCGCCCTTCCAGATCGGCGAGGTCCGCCTGGCCGCGGCCGGTCGACAGGGCGAGCTCCTCGCCGCCGGCGGCGCCGACGGGTCCGTTCACGGCCTCGTTGCCGGGGTGGCGGAAGTCGGCGGAGCCGTCGATGGCGGCCAGGCCGTAGCGTCCCAGGCGGCGCATGGCGAGGGCCGCGCCGAGCTGGATGGAGCAGTCTCCGCCGAGCACGACGGGGAACTCCCCCGCCCGCAGGTGCCGTTCGATGCGGTCGGCGAGGGTGACGGTGTAGGCGGCGAGGGCCTCGGCGTGGAAGACGCCGTCGCCCTCGCGCCAGTCGCCCCGGTCGTAGCGGGGCGGCACCACCACCCCGCCCTCGATGGCACCGAGCCGGGCCAACAGGCCTTGCTCGCGCAGGGCCCCGGCGAGCTTGTAGACGCCCGGCACGGCGCCGGGCGCGGGCGGGCGCAGCCCGAGGTTGGAGGGGGCGTCGAGGAGCACGAGGGTTCGCATGCCCTCATCCTGTGCGATGCCACCCCGCGGGGCCCTGCATTTCCCCGGCGCCGCCGCACCCGGGCCGAGAGCGGCGAGGGCCCTTCGTGATCGCGACGGTTTCGCGCGGCGGTCTCTACAGGGGGCCCTGAAGGTAGACCCTGGTGTGCGAGACCCGTGCGGAGGTCGCGGCGAAGGAGATGGAGCGCCGTTCGCTCTCCACGGACACCCTCAGGCTCGTCGGCGAGCCGTCCTGCACGATGCGCACCGCGCGTTGCGCCTCTGCGAGAAGACCTGCCACTCGCAGTTCGGTGACACCGGTGAACTCGATCCAGAAGCGCAGCGTGTTGTAGGCCTTCCGGGACCACTCCGGCTCGGGGTACGGCGGTAGCTGCTGGGTCTCGAATCCGAAGGTGACCGATGTTCCGCGCTCGTCGATGTGGATATGGAAGAAGTGACAGGTGTCCAGGTCAGGTACGGGCGACGCGCCGTACAGTGCCTGCAGTTCCGGCCAGGTGATCATCTCGCTCACTTTTCACACACGCTCGAAGAAGGTGTTCGCGTACGGCGGCGGGACCATCGGTGGGAGCCTGTTCTCGAGGGGCCGGGTGAAATGGTGCCGCCCGCTGTCGCCGCCGTCCGCATCGCGGGTGAAGACGCTGATCCTTCCCACGAGGAGTGAGGCGTTCGACGTGAAGGAGACCGATACCCCAGGAGCCGCCAGCTCCACGGCCAGCCGGTGGTCGGGCAACGGTCGCAGCGCGATGTCCGCCGTGACCGGAGGCCGCCATCCCTCCATCCTGAAATCCTGGACCATGGAGAACTGGATGTGGAACTGCATGGTGTCCCCCGGTTCCCCGCTCCAGCGGTCGGGGAACCTCGGCAGGTCGAGGCGCAAGGTCACGGTCGGGTCCCATCCGTCCAGGTGCACCGATCGCACGCGCACGCCTGTCAGGTCCGGAACGTGGTCGTAATACTGACCGAGATCCGCGTTTACGACGAATTCATTCCAAGTCATAGTAATAGTGTGGCTCCGTACCCTCGATAACGCCGTTACGCGGATCCTCGCCCGGCCGGACGTGCACGTGCGGCGGCTGATATCCGGGTTCGCCCGGCTTCTGATGGCCGAACCAATGATCCTGGTAGATGACGGTGTCGCCGTTCGGAAGCTCGTACCACTCCTCCCTGTAGAAGATCATCTGCTTGTCCGGGCCCTGCAGCTGTCCGCCACCCTGCCATTCGGGTTTTGTCGCCTTCACCCAGTCGCTTTCCCAGTAGGGTTCGAGGCCCTCGGGAACACCTGCCTCACGGAGCGCCAGCTCCCGAGTCTCCGCCAGTGTCCGCCCCACCTTCGGCGGGCAGACGTCCGGCGCCAGCCCCAGAGCGTCCGACCACAGCAGGGGATTCAGGACGTACGTGGAGGCGTTCGGAGCGGGGCCGAGGCCGAGGGGGTCGACCGACAGGTAGCGGGCGGTCTCGGGGTCGTAGTAGCGGAAGCAGTTGTAGTGCAGACCCGATTCCGGGTCGAAGTACTGTCCCGGGAAGCGGAGCGGCGTGTAGGCGTGCGCGTCCGTGTTCCAGGTCGTCGCCCCCCACAGGGTGTTGCGCGTGCGCCAGGCCACCTCACCCGCCTCGTCGACGAGTTCTGTCGGTGTGCCGATCAGGTCGGTGACGATCCCGAAGAATCGGCCGGCGATCTCCCGTCCGTCGGCATCGGTCAGCCTCTCGGTCTGGGCGAGTGGCTGAATGCCGTCGTGGTCCCAGGTCAAGGTGACCACGCGCGGCTCGTCCGGCACGGTGGTCGTCTGTTCGCACAGTGTCATGGCGTCCCAGACGAAGGTGACCTCTTCCGTCACGGTGACGCCGTCCGCTGCCAGGCGGCGCTTGGCGATGCGGCGGCCGAGCGCGTCGTAGGAGTAGCGCCACAGCGTTCCGTCGGGGGTGGTCACCGCGGTGAGCCGGTCTTCGGCGTCCCACTCGTAGCGCCACGTGTCGGGCTTGCGTGAGATCCGGGTGCGCTGCCGGAGCGTGATCCTGCCCATGGCGTCGTACTCGTACCGAACGCGTCCCGCGCCGGTGAGCCGGGTGCCCTCGTACGTGCGTGGCCCTGTGGCGTCGGATCCGCCCGGCCAGGCTTCCGGCCAGTCGGCGTCCGTCTGATTGCCGGCGGCGTCGTAGGCGTAGCGCTCGGTCCAGTCGGCGGCGCTGACCGCGGTGACCCGGCCGGCCGGGTCCAGCTCGTACGTGCGGTCGCCGGCGAGCATGTCGTCCACGCCCACGAGGTATCCGTCGGCCCGGTAGGCGTAGCCCCGCCGCTGAAGCAGGCTGCCGTCGGCCCCGGTCACCCGCTGGTCCACGAGGCGCCCGAGGGCGTCACGCTCGAGGTCGAGGGTGACCGCGTCACCGATACGGCGGCTCGTTTCACGGCCCATCGCGTCGCGCTCGAAGGCGATCCGACGGCCGGAGGAGGTCAGTCCGGTGCGCCGGCCGGCCGCGTCGTAGGTCCACTCGGCGGTCGCTCCGGAAGGCGTGGTCCGGGAGACCACCCGGCTCAGCTCGTCGTAGGTGCGGGTGAGGGTCCGCCCTCCGGTGGTCTCCTGGCAGATACGTCCGAAGCGGTCGCGGAGGTACGTCAAGGAACCCTCGGGACCGGTGATCGACGCAAGACGGTCGGAGTAGTCGTACTCGTACCGGGTGACGGCGCCGTCCACGTCCTTCACGGTCCGGTGGTCGAGGACGTCGTACTCCATGCGGACCGTCTGCCCCGCGGCGTTGACCCGGCCGACCAGCCGCCCGCCCACATCGTGGGTGTACTCGACGGTGCGGCCGTCGAAGTCGGTCTCGGAGAGGGGCATCCCGGTGGCGTCGTAGGTGTACTGCCAGCTGAGCCCGTGCGGGTTGACGACCTCGGTCAGCCGCAGTCGTGCGTCGTAGGCGAAGGTGTAGCGCGCGCCGTCCGGGCCGGTGCGGGCCTTCAGCACGTCGAAATCGCCGTACTCGAACGTGGTGGTCCCGCCGAGCGCGTCGGTGTGGCTGATGCAGTTGCCCTCGCCGTCGTACGCCCAGGACCGGGAGGAACCGTCGGGCTCCGTGCGTCGGGCGAGCCGGCCTTCCGGCGTCCACTCCAGCGCGGTGATCCCGCCGAGCGCGTCCGTGATCCGGATCGCCCGCCCGAACACGTCCCGTTCGTACCTGGTGACCGCACCGAGGGGGTCGGTGATCTCGACCGGCAGGCCTGCGGGGTTGCAGCGGATCCGGGTACTGCCACCGAGTGCGTCGGTGACCGACGTGACACCCCCCACGGCGTCGTGCGTGTAGCGGGTCGTGCCGCCGACCGGGCCGGTACGGGAGGTGCGATTGCCCCGCTCGTCGTACGTGAACCGCCACGAGGTCCGGTCGGCACGGGACTGGAACAGGAGCCGTCCGGCCTCGTCGTACTCGGCGCTGAGCTCCCGGCCGTCGGGGCGGACGACGGAGACCAGTCTGCCTTCGTCGTCGCGGCCGAAGACCGTGGTGCGATCGAGCGCGTCGGTCAGGGCGGCCAGCTTGCCGCGGGCGTCGTACGTGGAGCGGGTCGCCGTACCCAGCGGGTCACGGCTCTCCACCACGCGGTACGCCTTGTCCACCAGGTAGTGGTGAACCACCCCGTCGGGCGTAGTCGTGGTGGTGGTCCGCAGCCCGGTCCGAGGGTCGGGCTCGCCGTAGGCGAAGGCCAGCATCATGTGCCCATTGGCCCCGCCCTGCGAGACGCAACGATCGAGTTCGTCGTACACGTACGTGTAGCGGCTGCCGTTGGTGTCGGTCCAGGACGTGATGCGGGCGCGGTCGTCGTAGCTGAAGCGCAGCGGCAGGCCGGACGAATTGGCGGCCTCGGTGAGATGCCCGTCGCGGTAGCCGTACGCGAGGATGCGCGGCCCTCCGTCGAGGTGGAGCGCCGTGACGCGGCCTTCGGCGGTGTCGAAGCGGAGGCGGTAGCCACAGGTGTGGGACATGCCGAGCGGGGTGCCGTGCTCGTCGTACTCGAAGGTGATGAGGTTGCCGTTGCGGTCTTCGAGCTGGGCTACGGGTGCGATGCCGTTGCTGTCGGGGTCACCGGCGGGTGGGGTGAAGCGGCGTATGTGACCGGATATGGGGTCGGTGAGCGTCCAGTCCCCGTCCGGGGTGCGCTCCAGCGGGTGGCGTGGCGCGGAGGCGGAGAGCGGAAGTACGGGCAGGCCGGGGGCCGTGTGTGGGTACGGGACCGCGAGACCTTCCTCGGTGACCAGCACCACCCCTTGGGCATCGACCTCCAGGTGCTGGTCGATGGTGGACGACCAGGTCGGGCCGAACCAGCGGCCGCCGGTGTATCCCGATTCCGCGCGCCGGGTGAAGGCCAGCGGCAGGACACCGGGCAGGACGACATCGGTCTGCGGAAGGAACATCCGGCCGGAGGCCAGGTCGACGGGGTCGGTCCCGTCGCACCGCTTGTCACAGTCGGGCCGTTCGTCCCGGTGCGGCCCGTCGGTCTCGTTCCCTCTGCGGGCCGGGCCCTTGGCGTCGTCGAGGTGCTTGGCGTCGTCGAGGTGCTTGGTGGCGGTGGCAAGTCTCTTGGCCGCGCTGGTGCCCTTGGAGCCGATGGCTTCGGCGATGATTTTGCCGACCCCTTCGGTGGGGTCCTTCATGAACTCGTCGAGCATCTGCTTGCCCGCGCCCACGGGGTCGTTGGCCATGACGACCAGGCCCGCAGCCGTCGAGCTCAGGTTGGTCCGGTATTCGGCGGGGTGCGACAGGTTGTACAGGTCGAACGGATTGAGGCCGCGCGCGAAGTTGACCACGCCGGCGGATCCCTTGACGAGGCCTCCGACCAGGTGGGTGGAGGCCAGGTCGAGGTAGTCGATGCCGTCGGCGAGCTGCTCGCTGTACGAGGGCTTGCGCGGGGCGGAGTCCCGGGCCGCGCGGACGGCCGCCGCGACGGTGTCGGCCTGCTCGTCGCGCTGCTTGCGGGCGCTGTTGAGCTTCTCCTTCGCGGCCTTCTCCATCTCCTTCCCGGGGTCGGGGTACTCGTCCGACGGCCGCGGCGGCAGGTGGTCCGACTTCGCCTTCAGGGCGTCGTTGTAGGTCTTGCGGAGCTTCTCGTGCGCGTCGTAGGCGTCCTGGGAGGCCTTCA
Proteins encoded in this window:
- a CDS encoding TIGR03086 family metal-binding protein; its protein translation is MTDTLLERHAEALRLFGERVRDVRGSQWGEPTPCTEWNVRELVNHVTAEQLWIPPLVAEGRTVEELAGRFSGDVLGDDPVAAWDRASAAAHAAFAASGAMDRTVRLSYGPALGSAYCSELTADCVVHTWDLARGIGAQDRLPDSLVEFSIKEIMPYADGLAASGAYAEPVEVPSGADAQTRLLAMVGRKG
- a CDS encoding methyltransferase domain-containing protein; this encodes MTAAREATTGQAAAEETAVYTHGHHESVLRSHRWRTAENSAAYLIGELRPGMRVLDVGCGPGTITADLAELVAPGGHVTAVDAAEDVLEQARACAEERGLGDAVSFATADVHALDFPDDSFDVVHAHQVLQHVGDPVQALREMRRVCRPGGIVAARDADYAAMTWYPAVPGLDDWLGLYRRVARANGGEPDAGRHLRAWARQAGFTDVTSSATAWCFATPEETAWWSALWADRTQASAYASVATRGGHTTAADLAAVAEAWHAWGADPDAWFSVLNAEILCRA
- a CDS encoding LppU/SCO3897 family protein; protein product: MTQPPQGASPQQSPAPPPPAAPSRGGGIGGRKALGIIGAVAVAVGVGVGYSFLSEDGADRAVAGDCLRNDGDPVFPDLRVVDCGDTDAEYKVVQVLHDTVDTARCLGVSDVGYEEQADRARHKTGKRYVLCFDGIKKK
- a CDS encoding DUF5107 domain-containing protein, whose amino-acid sequence is MATTVRRAVLTLPAAPLGSDNPLPALRAPDEAHVLDELPQLPLGGAPGRQGMPRDMARQIGYEPLRSLLPVRIRDGYGRERAEREFESIVIENDHLRVTVLPGLGGRVHSLVHLPTGRELLYRNPVFQPANFALNGAWFSGGIEWNTGATGHTTLSCAPVHAALVPAPDGGVMVRLWEWERLRDLPFQVDLWLPEDSEFLYVGVRVRNPHERPAPVYWWSNTAVPEDSGTRVLAPADEAWHFGYERALRRIPVPEWEGADRTYPLRGEYPADFFYEVQGGARPWIAALDAAGHGLVQTSTARLSGRKLFVWGAGGGGRRWQEWLTEPGTGGYAEIQAGLARTQLEHVRLEGGAEFSWLEAYGPLAADPAQVHGADWASARGAAEGALDAVLPRERVDAAYEAWRGRADAEPGERLAQGSGWGALELLCGGFELPGTPFAQDTLGEEQEPWLQLWRTGVLPAPRRVVPPGPSLVAAHWRDMLETAPADPLTEYHLGVAQWHAGDVAQAVRSWERGLALAPSRWPLLRNLAVADALAGDAERAADGFAAAFEDLAVESRGSEPWTAAESALGQEAMTALLAAGRLPQARAVWDRLRPALREQGRFRLLAARLLAAEGHVRAARRVFEDGFELPDLREGEETLAEVWSTLTDCPLPARYDFRMRPPTSS
- a CDS encoding arginase family protein; this encodes MRTLVLLDAPSNLGLRPPAPGAVPGVYKLAGALREQGLLARLGAIEGGVVVPPRYDRGDWREGDGVFHAEALAAYTVTLADRIERHLRAGEFPVVLGGDCSIQLGAALAMRRLGRYGLAAIDGSADFRHPGNEAVNGPVGAAGGEELALSTGRGQADLADLEGRGPYLRDEDVRLFGLRDGDPDLAELHAAGISVATVGEIRRRGAGPVARAALDGLHPPETAGFWVHLDADVLDPAVMPAVDSPDPGGLLPDELAELLAVLVGSPRCAGLNVTIYDPDLDPDGRAGALLADLVAGVFA
- a CDS encoding Imm50 family immunity protein, whose amino-acid sequence is MITWPELQALYGASPVPDLDTCHFFHIHIDERGTSVTFGFETQQLPPYPEPEWSRKAYNTLRFWIEFTGVTELRVAGLLAEAQRAVRIVQDGSPTSLRVSVESERRSISFAATSARVSHTRVYLQGPL
- a CDS encoding putative T7SS-secreted protein, which translates into the protein MGWRDWVPDSAEDWAEDRAEDIGDFVEWGGDKAADVADEVGAHDAGNWLRDKSRSAANQLGAEVGELELGQTDDPKRLVYGSTAKIREQVAHLNDFKKAFESVGNGLKNLAEPDGLKGAAATAFRESVAKEPPRWFDAADAFGKAADAMGRFAETVEWAQGKAKEALEDYDKALKASQDAYDAHEKLRKTYNDALKAKSDHLPPRPSDEYPDPGKEMEKAAKEKLNSARKQRDEQADTVAAAVRAARDSAPRKPSYSEQLADGIDYLDLASTHLVGGLVKGSAGVVNFARGLNPFDLYNLSHPAEYRTNLSSTAAGLVVMANDPVGAGKQMLDEFMKDPTEGVGKIIAEAIGSKGTSAAKRLATATKHLDDAKHLDDAKGPARRGNETDGPHRDERPDCDKRCDGTDPVDLASGRMFLPQTDVVLPGVLPLAFTRRAESGYTGGRWFGPTWSSTIDQHLEVDAQGVVLVTEEGLAVPYPHTAPGLPVLPLSASAPRHPLERTPDGDWTLTDPISGHIRRFTPPAGDPDSNGIAPVAQLEDRNGNLITFEYDEHGTPLGMSHTCGYRLRFDTAEGRVTALHLDGGPRILAYGYRDGHLTEAANSSGLPLRFSYDDRARITSWTDTNGSRYTYVYDELDRCVSQGGANGHMMLAFAYGEPDPRTGLRTTTTTTPDGVVHHYLVDKAYRVVESRDPLGTATRSTYDARGKLAALTDALDRTTVFGRDDEGRLVSVVRPDGRELSAEYDEAGRLLFQSRADRTSWRFTYDERGNRTSRTGPVGGTTRYTHDAVGGVTSVTDALGGSTRIRCNPAGLPVEITDPLGAVTRYERDVFGRAIRITDALGGITALEWTPEGRLARRTEPDGSSRSWAYDGEGNCISHTDALGGTTTFEYGDFDVLKARTGPDGARYTFAYDARLRLTEVVNPHGLSWQYTYDATGMPLSETDFDGRTVEYTHDVGGRLVGRVNAAGQTVRMEYDVLDHRTVKDVDGAVTRYEYDYSDRLASITGPEGSLTYLRDRFGRICQETTGGRTLTRTYDELSRVVSRTTPSGATAEWTYDAAGRRTGLTSSGRRIAFERDAMGRETSRRIGDAVTLDLERDALGRLVDQRVTGADGSLLQRRGYAYRADGYLVGVDDMLAGDRTYELDPAGRVTAVSAADWTERYAYDAAGNQTDADWPEAWPGGSDATGPRTYEGTRLTGAGRVRYEYDAMGRITLRQRTRISRKPDTWRYEWDAEDRLTAVTTPDGTLWRYSYDALGRRIAKRRLAADGVTVTEEVTFVWDAMTLCEQTTTVPDEPRVVTLTWDHDGIQPLAQTERLTDADGREIAGRFFGIVTDLIGTPTELVDEAGEVAWRTRNTLWGATTWNTDAHAYTPLRFPGQYFDPESGLHYNCFRYYDPETARYLSVDPLGLGPAPNASTYVLNPLLWSDALGLAPDVCPPKVGRTLAETRELALREAGVPEGLEPYWESDWVKATKPEWQGGGQLQGPDKQMIFYREEWYELPNGDTVIYQDHWFGHQKPGEPGYQPPHVHVRPGEDPRNGVIEGTEPHYYYDLE